The DNA sequence CGCTTGCTCCCGTTTTCGGCGCGATGATGCGCACCGTCGACGGCGTGCGCATCGACGCCGGGCACATCCCCGGCGACTCGCTCGAGCTCTGCATCGTCGTCGCCCACGGGTTCACCGGGACCTGGCGCGAGCGGGCGAGCCGCCGCATCGCGCACGTGCTGAACGGCTACGGCGGGGTGCTCGCCTTCGACTTCCGCGGCCACGGCCGTTCCTCCGGCCTGTCCACCGTGGGGGACAAGGAGATCCACGACATCGAGGCGGTGGTCCGGCACGCCCGGGTGGTCGGGTACCGCCGGGTGGTCACGGTCGGCTTCTCCATGGGCGCGGCGGTCGCGATCCGGCACGCCGGGCTGATCGGCGGGGTCGACGGGGTGGTGGCGGTGAGCGGCCCGGCCCGCTGGTACTACCGGGACACCCGGCCGATGCGGCAGGTGCACTGGGCGATCGAGCGGCCGATCGGCCGGCTGGCGGCCCGGCTGGTGAAGCGCACCCGGATCGCCACCGGGCCGTGGGATCCGGTGCCGGTGCCGCCGTACGAGGCGGTGCGGCACATCGCCCCGACCCCGCTGCTCATCGTGCACGGCGACGCCGACGCGTTCTTCCCGGTGGAGCACGCCCACCAGCTCTACGAGAACGCCCGCGAGCCGCGGGAACTGTGGATCGAGCCCGGGTACGGCCACGCCGAGACCGCGGCCACGCCCGCGCTGGTGCGGCGGATCGGGGAGTGGGCGGCGAAGTCCGCGAAAAAATCTCTCGAACCCCGAACTTCTCCCCGCGACCTGTCGTCTACCTAGGCACAGAACCGTTGCGAGCGGCGCAGCGGGAGCGGGGGCGTTCAGGTGGTGCACGGCGGGTGCCCACAACTGGCTGGGGAGCGCTGCCGGCACTCCGCCGTGCACCACCTGAACTCTATGCACTGATGGGACGCGCGTGCCCAAATGGCACGATTGGGGCACGAGTTAGTCGTTCCGGCATCGCCGACGAGATGGATCTCCTATAGTTCCCTTCCGTCTGAGGAAGGGGAGAGCGGCGTGAAACGTGGCCGGGTTCTCGCTCTGGCCGTCGTTCTTGCCGGGATGACCGCCCTCGCCGGTGCTCCCGGCGCCCAGGCGGAACCCGATCGGCAGACGAAGCTGAACCAGCTCACCAAGCAGGCCGCGGCGCTCACCAGGGCCTACCGCGGGGAGATCCAGAGCCTGGAGGAGGCGAAGCGGGCCGTGCGCCGGGCCGAGGCCCGGGTCAAGTCGCTCAAGGCGAGCGTCGCCGCCGCGCAGCGCACGCTCACCCAGTTCGCCCAGACCTCCTACATGCAGGGCGGCGTGGATCCGGGCCAGTTCCTCGCCTTCGGCGACGGCGACCTCGGCCAGGCCGCCACGCTCAACTACCTCGCCGCCATGCGGGCCGAACGGCTCAACCGCCTCAAGGAGATGCAGCAGGAGGCGAAGAAGGCCGAGAAGGCCGCCGACGACAAGGTCGAGGAGCTGCGCGAGAACATCGAGGAGCTGCAGCGCAAGCGGCGCGAGGTGGAGAGGCTGCTCGCCCGGTTCGGCTTCCAGAAGCCCGACGCGGGCACCGGGCTCACCCCGCGCATGATCAGCGTGCGCAACGCGATCCTGCAGCAGTTCCCGATGCCGTACGGCTACGGCTGCCTGCGCCGCGGCGACGCCGGCGAGCACGGCGTCGGCCGGGCGTGCGACTTCATGATGGCCCCCGGCGGCCGCTACGCGACCGGCGCCGACCTCGAGCGCGGCAACGCCCTCGCCGAGTGGTGCATCAGGAACGGCCGGCGGCTCGGGATCATGTACATCATCTGGCAGCAGAAGTACTACGACATCCGCACCGGCAGCGGCTGGCGCATGATGGCCGACCGCGGCAGCCCCACCGCCAACCACTACGACCACGTGCACGTGTCGGTGCTCTAGGCCGGTGCGCCCGCCCCGCCGTACCGGTCGGCGGTCGATGCCGGGTGCCGCGAACCCCCGCGGCGGGCGGCGGAGCCCATGGATAATGGCGGGGTGACGAAGGTCTCCGACGGGACGCTGCGGCGTCGCCCGGCCCAGCGGCGCAGCCAGGAGCGGGTCGAGCGCATGCTCGACGAGTGCGCCCGGCTTCTCGACGAGGTCGGGTACGACGGGCTGACCACCAAGGAGGTGGCGCGCCGGGCCAACGTGCCGATCGGCACCTTCTACCAGTTCTTCCCGGACAAGCAGGGCCTGGTGCGCGCCCTCGGGCTGCGCAACCTCGACGCGTTCCTCGACCGGGTCACCGCGCGGCTCACCGAGCGGCGGCTCAAGAACTGGACCGAGGCGGTCGACATCCTCGTCGACGAGTTCGTCGACATGAAGCACACGATGCCGGGCTTCGGCGTCATGGACTTCGGCGAGGTGCTCGTCACCCCGGGCGGCCCCGGGCTGCGCGGCACCGAGCGCATGCTCGACGGGCGGCGGGAGAACAACTTCGTCGTCGCCGACCGGGTACGGGCGCTCGCCGTCGAGGTGCTCGGCGCCCCGGCGAGCCCGGAACTCGACCGCGCGATCGTGGTCGCGGTGGAGGCGGCCGACGCGGTCCTCAAGCTCGCCTTCCGCGTCGACCCCCAGGGCGACCCCGCGCTGATCGCCGAGTGCAAGCGGCTCGTCCGCCGGTACCTCGAGGACTACGCCTCCTGACCCCGCGCGGGCACGGCTGAAGGGAGGGCCGGATGACCACGCACGCGGCCGGCCGGGGGAGCACCGGCTACTACACCCCGGCGCAGGTGGCCGAGGAGACCGGGTTCAGCATCGACACGCTGCGGTACTACGAGCGCATCGGCCTGCTCGGCCGGGTGGCGCGGAACGCCGCCGGGCGGCGCCGGTTCACCGACGAGGATCTCGGCTGGCTCGGCTGGATCCGCTGCCTGCGGGACACCGGCATGCCGATCGCCGAGATGCTCCGGTTCGCGGAGCTGATGCGCGCCGGGGACCACACCATCCCCGACCGGATCGCGATGCTCGAGGCGCACGACCGCAACGTCGAGGCGATGATCGCCGACCTGCGGGAGAAGCAGGAGGCGATCAAGCGCAAGATCGCCCACTACCGGGACCTGCTCGCCCTGTCCGAGGCGACCGCGGACCACGCCGCGGCCGAGCCGGACCCCGCGCCGCGGGCCTGACCGCGGGCCGTACCCCACCGCGGCCTTCCCGCCTAGCCTGGGATGGGTGAACTGGTCGTCCTACGGCGCGTTCCTCGCGTTCGCGACGGTGCTCACGCTGCTGCCCGGGCCCGACTTCGCCGTGGTGGTGAAGAACACGCTGGCGGGCGGGCGGCGGCGCGGCGCCTGGTGCTCGGCCGGGGTGAGCCTGTCCTGCGCGGTCCAGGGCGCGGCGACCGCCACCGGCCTCGGCGTCCTGATCACGCAGCTGCAGCCGGTGTTCCAGGCGGTCAGGTGGGCGGGCGTGGCCTACCTCGGCTACCTGGGGGTGCAGACGTTGCGCTCGGCGTTCCGCGGGCACTACCCGCGGCTCACCGGCGGCGCGGCCGCGGCCCGCGGCGGCCTGCGGGAGGGCTTCCTGTCGAACATCACCAACCCGAAGACGCTCGTGTTCTACCTGGCGGTGCTGCCGCAGTTCATCTCGCCGGGCGCGGCGGCGTTCACGCTGCCGCTGTTCGCGCTGAGCCACGCCGTGATCTCCCTGCTCTGGCTGTGGGTGGTCGTCGCGGTCCTCGACGTGGTGCGGGCGGTGCTCTCCCGGCGCACGGTACGGCGGGCACTCGACACCGTGATCGGCGTGGCGCTGCTCGGCTTCGGCGCGCGGCCGGCCGCCGAGGGCTGAGCGCGGGCGCCGGCTGACGTCGCGTCCCCCGGCCGACGCGCGGGCACGCGCCGGCGGCTCGCCGTACCTCTGGTCCCAGGGTCGTCGGGCCCGGCCTGTGGGGGTGCGACCGTCCCGCCTTGACCAGGGAAAACGGCGGGAATGGGCGGGTATGCGGAGACGTTACCGCCCTGTTCTTGACCCGGGTGTGCGGCGGTGGCTTCATGGGCCGCGACAACGTTGTCAGCCCGTGCGAAACCTTCGGGGGAGTTTCGTTGCCGGGGTGGGACCGAAGGGATGGGCGATGCGGAGACGGTGGATGAAGGCCGCCGCGATGGGTCTGGCCGGCGTGCTCGCGCTCACCGCCTGCGGCGGCGGCGACCCCGGGGACGGCGGCCTGGGCGGGTCCTCCAAGAAGCGGGTGGAAATCTTCTCCTGGTGGACCGGTCCGGGTGAGGTGGACGGCCTCAAGGCGATGCGCCAGATCTTCGAGCGGAGGAACCCGAACTTCACGTTCTACGACGCCGCGGTCGCCGGCGGCTCCGGTGACCAGGCGCGGGCGCTGCTCTCCAGCAAGCTCAAGGCGAACCGGCCGCCGGACACCTTCCAGGGCCACGCGGGCGCCGAGCTGCAGGGCTACATCAAGGCCGGCAAGCTCGAGCCGCTCAACTTCCTCTACGACGAGCTCAGGCTGCGCGACGTCTTCCCCGAGCAGCTCGTCGAGCAGATCACCGTGGACGGCAACATCTACTCGGTTCCGGTCAACATCCACCGGTCGAACATCCTCTGGTTCAACCCCAAGGTGCTGAAGGACGCCGGGGTCTCCGGCCCGCCGAAGTCGATCAAGGAGTTCGTCGACGCGCTGGAGAAGGTCAAGAAGGCCGGCAGGATCCCGCTGTCGATCGGCCCCCAGTGGACCCGGGTGCACCTGCTGGAGAGCGTGCTGCTCGGCTCGCTCGGCACCGAGCGGTACAACGCGCTGTGGACGGCGAGCGCCGACTGGTCCGGCGCGGACATCACCACGGCGCTGGAGAACTTCAAGAAGATCACGTCGTACGCCGGCACCCCGCAGGAGGACTGGCAGCCCGCGGCGAAGCAGGTCGCCGACGGCGAGGCCGCCTTCAACGTCATGGGTGACTGGGCCTACGGCTACTTCGCGAACCCGCCGGACGGCGGCCTCGGCAAGACCGCCGGGCAGGACTTCGACTGGGCCTCGGCGCCGGGCACCGACGGCACCTTCATGTGGCTGTCCGACAGCTTCACCCTGCCGAAGGGCGCCCCGAACCGGGACGGCGCGATCGCCTGGCTCAAGGTCGCCGCGAGCAAGGAGGGCCAGGACGCGTTCAACCCGCTGAAGGGCTCGATCCCGGCCCGCAAGGACGCCGACAGGTCGCTCTACAAGGACTACCTCGCCTACAGCCTCGAGCAGTGGGCGACGAACAGGCTCGCCGGGTCGATCCAGCACGGCGTGGTCGCCAACGACGCGTGGCGCAACGCGATCAACGAGGCCGTCGGCCGGTTCATGCAGGACCGGGACGTGGCGAAGCTGCAGCGGGCGCTCGTGGGCGCGGCGAAGAACAGCGGCCAGTAGGCCGGGCCCGGCCACGTGCTGTCGAAGTGGCGGTTCGCGGGCGCCGGCCTGGCCTTCACGCCGCCGCTGTTCGCCTCGCCTCGATCCCGGCCGTGATCGGCCACATCCTGCTCGGCCGGTCCTTCAGGCGCGGCCTCATGGCCGGTGCGCTGACGGGTTGACGAGCGAGTCGCCGAGCGGCGTGCGGTGGTAGAGCACGCTGCGGCCGGTGCGCACCCCGGCGATCAGCCCCGCCTCGCGCAGCGCGGCGATGTGGTCGCCGGTGCCGCCGATGCTCAGCCCGAGCCGGGCGGCGAGCTGGGTGGTGGTCGCGGGCACCTCGAGCTCGGTGAGGATGGCGGTCCTGGTCCGGCCGATGAGCCGGGCCAGGCCGCCCGGCGCGTCCTGCGGGGCGGCCACGCCGCGCGCCGGGTAGATCAGCGCGTACGGCCAGGCGTCCGTCACGTAGTCCAGGTAGGCGCCCGCGTTCTTGATGAAGACGCTCGGCACGAACAGCAGGCCGCGGCCGTCGAGACGGCAGGTCCGGTCGTCCGCGCCGACCCGTACCTCGATGTGGCCGCAGGCGTCGTCGTCGCGCCAGCGCACCTGTGGGGAGAGGTCGTCGAGGGCGGCGCGCCAGCCGTACGTGGCGAGCCGCCCGGCCCGCTGCACCACGTCGCGCTCGAGGATCGCGTGGAACCGCGGCCAGCTCGGCGCGATCACCTCGCGCCAGAGGGCCTCCAGCGCGTCGGCGATGCGGGCGACCACGTCGCGGTCGCGCAGCACCCGCATCACCGGCTCGGGCAGCGGCTCCCGTTCCTGCAGACTGCGGGCGATCTCGGCGTGGGCCTGCTCGGCCGGGGTGGCGCGCATCGCGGCGATCTCATCGTCGAAGGTGACGTTCACCCCGGTGGGCGGCGGCGCGATGAAGTCCGGGGTGTACCGCCGCGGCACGTACAGCGCGACCAGCGCGCGCAGCTCCGGCATGGACTCCTGCAGCCGGAGGTACGCCGGGCGGGAGCGGGCCACCCAGTCGCGGAGCGCGCCGACCTCCGTCCTGCCGGAGAGCGCCCACACGGCGTGCAGGGTCTCGATGAGCGGTGAGATGGCGAATCTGCTCGCCATGATGTCCTGCGCGCTGACCTCGATCCGGAGCATCCGATCACCACTCTTCAGGTGAGTGCGTAGAGCACAGTTTGCCGCTATCAGCCCAGCTGCGCCCTCCTTGGACGCATCTTTTCGGCTATTTCCGAATTTCTGGCTGAGTGGCCCGGGGCGGCGCGAGCATCGGGGCCATGACCACGTTCGGCCAGGTGTTCGCCGAGCCCCGGTTCCGGGTGCTGTTCGTCGGCCAGACGCTGCTGGTGGCCGGGGACACCGTGAAGATGCTCGCGTTCTCCGTGCTCGTCTACGCCCGCACCGGATCGCCGGGGCTGTCCGCTGCGGCGTACCTGTCCGGCTTCCTGCCCGAGGTGGTGGGCGGGATCTTCCTGCTGTCGATCGCCGACCGGATGCGGCCGCGGGCCCTGATGATCGCCGGCGACCTGCTGCGGGCGGCGACGTGCGTCGCGCTCGCCGTGGGCGGGCTGCCGGTGTGGGCGGCGCTCGCGCTCGTCTTCGTGACCGGGGTGCCGAGGCCGGTCTTCAGCGCGGCGCGCGCCGCGATGCTGCCGGAGATGCTGGCGGGCGACGCGTTCGTGCTCGGCCGGGCGGCGCTCGGCATGGTGGCGGCCGGGGCGCAGATCGCCGGGTTCGCGGCCGGCGGGCTCGTGCTCGCCGCGACCGGGCCGGAGCGGGCGCTGCTGGTGACCGCGGCGCTCTCGCTGCTCAGCGCGGCCGTGGAGCGGCTGGGGCTGCCCGACACCCCGCCGCGCGCCGGCGGTGCGCGGAAGGGAACCGTGCGCACCACGCTGCGGGGCAACCGGGAGCTGCTCGCCGACCGCCGGGTGCGCGGGCTGCTGCTCGCCGGGTGGCTGCCGATGCTCGTCTTCGTCGGCGCCGAGGCGGTGTTCGTGCCGTACCTGACCGGGCTCGGCTCGCCGTCCGGAGCCGGGCTGGTGCTCGCCGCCACCGCCGCTGGCATGGGGCTGGGCAATCTCGTGGTGGGCCGGTTCGTCTCGCCCGACGGGCGCGAGCGGCTGGTCTTCCCGCTCATGCTGCTGAGCGGGGTGCCGCTGGTGGCGTTCGCCGCGCGGCCGGGCGTCGCCGTCGCCGCGGTGCTCGCCGCGGCGGGCTGCGCCTGCCTCGCCTACAACCTCGGCCTGCAGCGCCCGTTCGTGGACGCGGTGCCGCCCGACCGTCTCGGCCAGGCGTACGGCCTGCAGAACTCCGGGATGATGACCGCGCAGGCGGTGGGCGCGATGCTCGTCGGCGCCCTCGCCGAGGTGGTGCCAACGCACCACGCGATCGCCTGGGCGGGCGTCGCCGCGGTCGGCTGCGCGCTCGCGCTGCGGGCGACCGTGCGCAACGGGCTCGCCGTCAGGCGGCCCGGGCCGGTGGCGGGATCTCCCCGGACCCGCGCACGATGAGCCGGGTGGGCAGCAGCACCCGCTGGGCCGGGCCGCGATCGCCGGCGAGCCGCCGGAACAGCAGCTCCGCGGCGGTCCGGCCGAGCCCGGCCGGGTCCTGGGCGACCACGGTCACCCCCGGCACGAGCAGGTCGGCGAGCTCGAGGTCGTCGAAGCCGACGAGCGCGGGCCGGTCCGGGCCGGGGCGCGCGGCGAGCGCCCGCAGCACGTGCGTGGTGATCAGGCCGTTCGCGGTGAACAGCGCGGTGGGCGGGTACGGCAGCGCGGCCATCGCGGCGAGCGCGGCGCGCAGCCGGTGCGGATCCGGGCGGCCCAGGCTCACCAGCGCCTCGTCGTACGGCAGGCCCGCGGCGGCGAGCGCGTCGCGGTAGCCGCGCAGCCGCTCCCGCGCGGTGAAGATCGCCGGCGAGTCGCCGAGGAACGCGATCCTGCGGTGGCCGTGCCGGATCAGGTGGGCCACGCCCTGCGCCGCGCCGCCCGCGTTGTCGCTGAGCACGGTGTCGGCCTCCAGGCCGGACCCGGGCGGCCGGTCGGCGAACGCGACCGCGACGCCCGCCTCCAGCTCGGGCCGCAGGTGGCCGTGGTCGGTCCCGGCCGGGACGATGACGAGCCCGTCGACCCGGCGGGCGCAGAACGCCGTCACGATGTCCCGCTCCAGGGCCGGGTCCTCCTCGGAGATGCCGGTGAACAGCAGGTGGCCGTGGCTCCGGGCGACCGCCTCGACCGCCCGGCTGAGCCCGGAGTAGAACCGGTCGCTGACGTCCCCGATCACCAGGCCGATGCTCGCGGTCCGGCCCGCGCGCAGCAGCCGGGCGCTGTCGTTGCGCCGGTAGCCGAGCCGCCGGATCGCCTCGCGTACCCGTTCGGCGGTGGCGGGGTTGACGCCGGGCTCGCCGTTCACCACCCGGGACACGGTCTTGAGCGCCACCCCCGCCGCGGCGGCCACGTCGCGCATGGTCGGCCGGCCGCGTCTGGTGTCCGTCACGTGGAGATCATCCCGCAGAACATGGGGCTTGACAACGTTGTCAAGATCTCGATCAGGGGTGGCGCCCCTGGAATGACCACTCCGTGCCACGCGGACTTCCGCACGATATAAGCCTGTTTGACCCCAAGTGGTCATGGGACATACGTTCTGACTGGTCGTCCCGTCGACCGGAACGGTCCGAAGTCACCGTCCCGGATCGCCGAGGCGACCTCGTGACGAGCGTTCCGGGTAGCGCGGCCGGGTCGGGTGGCCGGTGCGGGCGGTGGGTGAGGCGGACCCGCCGCGTCACGAAGTCGGCGATCACCCCTGGCACCGGGAAGGACGGGCGAGTGTGAGGACGGTACGGGACGCGGCGTTCGACGTGCTGCGCCGCACCGGCATGACCACGATCTTCAGCAACCCCGGATCCACCGAGATCCCGCTGCTCGCCGGGCTCCCCGACGATTTCGCGTTCGTGCTCGGGCTGCACGAGGGCGCCGTGGTCGGCATGGCCACCGGCTGGGCGATCGCGCACAACAGGCCCGCGCTCGCGCTGCTGCACACCACCGCCGGGCTCGGCAACGCGGTCGGCGCGATCGCCACCGCGCGGTCGAACCGCGCCCCGGTGGTGATCGTCACCGGCCAGCAGGACCGCCGCCACCTCGCGCTCGAGCCGTTCCTCGCCGGGCACGGGCTCACCGCGCTCGCCGGGCCGTACCCGGTGTGGACGGCCGAGCCGGTGCGCCCCCAGGAGGTGCCCGGCGCGATCGCCCGCGCCTGCCACGAGGCGGCCACCCGGCGCGGCCCCGCGATCGTCGTGGTGCCCCAGGACGACTGGGCGCAGCCCGCCGAGGAGGCCGTGCTCGCCGCCCCCGGCACCGTGCTGCGGCCCGCCGCGGTGACCGACGCCGACGTCGCCGAGCTCGCCCGGCTGCTCGCCGGGGCGCGCTCGCCCGCGCTCGTCACCGGCGCGGGCGCGGACTCGCCCGAGGCGTGGCGCGCGCTGGTCGCGCTCGCCGAGCGGCTGCGCTGCCCGGTCTTCGCCGAGCCGTTCGGCTCCCGGGCCGGGTTCCCGCAGGACCACCCGCAGTACGGCGGGCTGCTCCCGGCCGAACGCGAAGGGCTGCGCGAACGGCTGCGCGGCCACGACGTGGTGCTCGCCGTGGGCGCGGCCGCGTTCCGCCAGTACGTCTACCGGCCCGGCCCGCTGGTGGCCGCGGGCACGGTCGTGGCGGTCGTCTCCGACGACCCGGACGAGGTGCACCGCAGCGCGGCCGAGCTCGCCGTGCTCGCCCCGCCCGCCGCGGTCTGCGAACGGCTCGCCGCGCTCGTGCCCGAGCGGACCGGCGTGGCCGCGCCCTCGTTCGCCCGTGACACCGCTCCGCCGTACACCCCGGGCGAGCCGCTGCGGGCGGTGCACGTGCTCGGCGAGCTCGCGGCGCGGCTCGCGCCCGAGACGATCCTCGTGGAGGAGACCCCCTCGTCCCGGCCGGACCTGGTCCGGCTGATCCCGGCCCGGCGGCCGCTCGGCTTCCTCGCCGCGGGCATGGGCGGGCTGGGGTTCGCGCTGCCCGCCGCGGTCGGGCTGCGCATGGCCGCGCCGGACCGGCCCGTGGTTGCGGTGACCGGGGACGGCGCGGCGCTGTACGGCATACAGGCGTTGTGGAGCGCGGCGCACTACCACGTGGGCGTGTTGTTCGTCGTGCTCGCCAACGGGCGGTACGCGGTGATGGACCGGCTCGCCGAGGGCATCGGCGCCGGCAAGGCGCCGTGGCCGCCGTTCCCCGAGGTGAGCGTGGCCGGGCTGGCCCGCTCGCTCGGGTGCCCGGCACGCCGGGTGGAGGACCTAGCGGACCTCACCGCCGTGCTGGACGAGGTCATCCCGGCACTCGGCCGGCGTGACGAGCCGCTGCTGCTCGACGTCGCCGTGGTGCCCGACACGGAGTACCGGTTGTGAACCACAGCACGCTCAAACGCGCCCTGCTCGTCGTCGCGTTCACCCTCGCGGCGCTCAACCTGCGGCCCGCGCTCGCCAACGTCTCGCCGCTGCTCAACGAGATCCGCGCCGATCTCGGGCTGAGCGCGGCCGCGGCCGGGGCGATCACCACGGTGATGGTGCTCTGCCTCGGCGTGCTCAGCCCGGCCGCGCCGGTGCTGGTCCGCCGCTTCGGGCTCGACCGCACGCTGCTGATCGCCCTGGTGGTGCTCACCACCGGGATCGCGCTGCGCAGCGCCGACGGGGTGCTGTGCCTCTACGCCGGCGCGGCGGTGGCGGGCACCGCGATCGCGGTGATGAACGTGATCATGCCGGGCGTGGTGAAGGAGCGCTTCCCCACCCGGATCGGGCTGTTCACCGGCATCTACACCTCGGCGCTCGTCGCCGGGGCCGCGGCCGGATCCGCGCTCATGGTGCCGCTGGAGGAGGAGTACGGCTGGCGCCTGGCGGCGGGATCCGCGGCGGCGCTCGCGTTCCTCGCCGCGGTGCTGTGGTACCCGCACGTCCAGCGCGGCCCGGCCCCGATCCAGCCGGTCGAGCCCGGGCGGTACCGCAGGCTGCTCGGCCGCCGGGTGACCTGGTACGTCACCGGGTTCCTCGGCGTGCAGTCGATGACCTTCTACCTCATGCTCGCCTGGCTGCCCACGGTGTTCCGGGACGCCGGGCTGTCCGCGGTGGACGCCGGGAACCTGCTCGGCCTCACCAACTTCGTGCAGATCGCCGCGACGCTCGCCATGCCGCAGATCGCGGCGCGCGCCCGGAGCCAGGCGCCGCACGCCGTACTGTCCACGATGCTCACCCTCACCGGGTTCGCCGCGGTGATGGTCGCCCCCGCCACGGTGCCCTGGCTGTGGATGATCATCCTCGGCCTGGGCCAGGGGTCGACGATCTCCCTCGCGCTGCTCATCATCACCCTGCGGGCGCCCGACCCGACCTCGGTCACCGCGCTGTCCGCGGTCGCCCAGTCGGTCGGGTACGTGTTCGCCGCGGCCGGGCCGGTGCTCATCGGCATGATCCACGAGCTCACCCACGGCTGGACCGTGCCGCTCGGGGTGGCGGTCGGCCTCAGCGTGGTCCAGCTCGGCTTCGGGTACCTGGCGGGCCGCCCGGTGCCGCAGCGTGCGCGGCCCGTCCCGGTTTCGTCATAGCGTTTCCGGTTCGGCACAGTTTTTCGTCATGGCTCGGCGGGCGACCGGCGTGGCGTCGCGGCGCGCGCCGGTGCGCGCGGTAGACATCCAGACACACATCCGGGCCGCCGCGATGATTCCGGCGCCCGGTTCGGTACCCGGCGGGGTACCGGAATTCGGGGATGTCGCCTTTTGTGCCGGATCACGCCATGTCCATGCCTTCGTACGCTCTTTTCACGGCCGGATCGCTCGCCGTGAGCCTCGTTTCCGGGCTCGTCGCCGGCGTCGCGCCGGCCGCGGACGCCGTCGCGCGCAAATCCGGGAAAGGGTGCCGGATCGGCTCGTTCTGGAAAATAGATAACTTTCGGCCGCGTAATTTCTATATTCCCGGCACTCGCTATATCGACGGCCCGGGCGGCGTGATGCGGGTGTGGGTGATGCGCGCCTACACCATCAGGTCCGAGTTCGAGATCGAGGACTGGCACGAGCGGGAGCGGCGCCGTACCCGCTTCGGCCCGGTCCGCCCCGGCGACGGCCCCGCCGAGATCACCCGGGAGGTCGAGCGGGAGGTGGAGCGCGAGCGCGGGCGCTCGGTACGGCGGGCGGGCGGCGAGGACCCCGGCCGGGCCGCCGACCAGGTCACCGGCCGGGTCGACGGCACTGCCGGCGGCGCGGACGACGCCGAGCGCGAGGTGACGCACGCCTCCAAGATCAAGATCAAGGACGGCCGGGCCGTGCTGACCAGGGCCGACGAGCGCGAGCTGATCCGGACGATCCGCCACATGGTGAGCCCGCTGATCAGCGACGACCACACGGTGGAGGTCGGGCACGAGTACACCCGGAAAATCTCGCCGGGTAAATACGGATATGCGCGGTATCGTGTGTTCGGTTATCGGGTGAAGTTCTCGAAATGGTGGCGTGGCGACGACTGCCGGGTGCACTGGGCCGCATCCGGTGTGGCCGGGGTTCCGGCCCGGGTCGAGGGCTGGGTGTATCGGGAGAGCAAACGCCCCGACCCCAAATGGCTGCGCGGCCGATAGCCATTTCCTGTATTCACCGCACTTTCTCCGGTCCATCGGGTTAATGTGCCCCGTGGTACCGGAGAAAGGGGTGGGCGGAAATGACGAACCGGTTGCTGGCCGGGACGCTGGCCGTGCTCGCGGGAGGGGTGCTCGCGACCCACGCCGACGCGAGCGGCGCGGTCGCCGAGCGGGCCACCGAACGGGCCACGGTGAAGCCCGCGCGGGCCACGGCGACCCACGTCGTGATCGCGCACCGGGGCGCGAGCGCGTACCGGCCGGAGCACACGCTGCTCTCCTACGAGACCGCGATCCGCATGGGCGCCGACTACATCGAGCCCGACCTGGTGTCGACCAAGGACCACGTGCTCGTCGCCCGCCACGAGAACGAGATCTCCGCCACCACCGACGTGGCCGAGCGTCCCGAGTTCGCCGACCGCCGCACCACCAAGATCATCGACGGCAAGCGGGTGACCGGCTGGTTCACCGAGGACTTCACCCTCGCCGAGCTGCGCACGCTGCGCGCCCGGGAGCGGGTGCCCCACCTGCGCCCCGGCAACACCGCCTACGACGGCCTGGCGCGCATCCCCACCTTCGACGAGGTCGTGCGGCTCGCCAAGCGGTACGGCGTGGGCGTCTACCCGGAGACCAAGCACCCCACGTACTTCGACTCGATCGGGCTGTCGCTGGAGGAGCCGCTGCTCGAGGTGCTGCGCCGGCACGGCTGGACCGACCGGGACGACCCGGTGTACATCCAGTCGTTCGAGACCCGTAACCTGCGCGAGCTGCGGCGGCGCACCCGGGTCCGGCTCGTCCAGCTCATCGGCGCCGAGGGCGCGCCGTACGACCTGGTCGCCGCGGGCGACGACCGC is a window from the Thermopolyspora flexuosa genome containing:
- a CDS encoding ABC transporter substrate-binding protein; its protein translation is MRRRWMKAAAMGLAGVLALTACGGGDPGDGGLGGSSKKRVEIFSWWTGPGEVDGLKAMRQIFERRNPNFTFYDAAVAGGSGDQARALLSSKLKANRPPDTFQGHAGAELQGYIKAGKLEPLNFLYDELRLRDVFPEQLVEQITVDGNIYSVPVNIHRSNILWFNPKVLKDAGVSGPPKSIKEFVDALEKVKKAGRIPLSIGPQWTRVHLLESVLLGSLGTERYNALWTASADWSGADITTALENFKKITSYAGTPQEDWQPAAKQVADGEAAFNVMGDWAYGYFANPPDGGLGKTAGQDFDWASAPGTDGTFMWLSDSFTLPKGAPNRDGAIAWLKVAASKEGQDAFNPLKGSIPARKDADRSLYKDYLAYSLEQWATNRLAGSIQHGVVANDAWRNAINEAVGRFMQDRDVAKLQRALVGAAKNSGQ
- a CDS encoding alpha/beta hydrolase — encoded protein: MPLAPVFGAMMRTVDGVRIDAGHIPGDSLELCIVVAHGFTGTWRERASRRIAHVLNGYGGVLAFDFRGHGRSSGLSTVGDKEIHDIEAVVRHARVVGYRRVVTVGFSMGAAVAIRHAGLIGGVDGVVAVSGPARWYYRDTRPMRQVHWAIERPIGRLAARLVKRTRIATGPWDPVPVPPYEAVRHIAPTPLLIVHGDADAFFPVEHAHQLYENAREPRELWIEPGYGHAETAATPALVRRIGEWAAKSAKKSLEPRTSPRDLSST
- a CDS encoding TetR/AcrR family transcriptional regulator, translated to MTKVSDGTLRRRPAQRRSQERVERMLDECARLLDEVGYDGLTTKEVARRANVPIGTFYQFFPDKQGLVRALGLRNLDAFLDRVTARLTERRLKNWTEAVDILVDEFVDMKHTMPGFGVMDFGEVLVTPGGPGLRGTERMLDGRRENNFVVADRVRALAVEVLGAPASPELDRAIVVAVEAADAVLKLAFRVDPQGDPALIAECKRLVRRYLEDYAS
- a CDS encoding coiled-coil domain-containing protein — encoded protein: MKRGRVLALAVVLAGMTALAGAPGAQAEPDRQTKLNQLTKQAAALTRAYRGEIQSLEEAKRAVRRAEARVKSLKASVAAAQRTLTQFAQTSYMQGGVDPGQFLAFGDGDLGQAATLNYLAAMRAERLNRLKEMQQEAKKAEKAADDKVEELRENIEELQRKRREVERLLARFGFQKPDAGTGLTPRMISVRNAILQQFPMPYGYGCLRRGDAGEHGVGRACDFMMAPGGRYATGADLERGNALAEWCIRNGRRLGIMYIIWQQKYYDIRTGSGWRMMADRGSPTANHYDHVHVSVL
- a CDS encoding MerR family transcriptional regulator; the encoded protein is MTTHAAGRGSTGYYTPAQVAEETGFSIDTLRYYERIGLLGRVARNAAGRRRFTDEDLGWLGWIRCLRDTGMPIAEMLRFAELMRAGDHTIPDRIAMLEAHDRNVEAMIADLREKQEAIKRKIAHYRDLLALSEATADHAAAEPDPAPRA
- a CDS encoding LysE family translocator, translated to MNWSSYGAFLAFATVLTLLPGPDFAVVVKNTLAGGRRRGAWCSAGVSLSCAVQGAATATGLGVLITQLQPVFQAVRWAGVAYLGYLGVQTLRSAFRGHYPRLTGGAAAARGGLREGFLSNITNPKTLVFYLAVLPQFISPGAAAFTLPLFALSHAVISLLWLWVVVAVLDVVRAVLSRRTVRRALDTVIGVALLGFGARPAAEG